A region of Nitrospirota bacterium DNA encodes the following proteins:
- a CDS encoding nickel-dependent hydrogenase large subunit, translating into MSKRIVIDPITRIEGHLRIECEVENGKVSKAWTSGQMWRGIENIVKGRDAREVWLFTQRICGVUTTVHALTSVRSVENALNLEIPLNAQFIRNLMITAHGVHDHIVHFYHLAALDWVDIVSALKADPKKTSQLAESLSSWDQNSAKHFKEVQEKLKTFVSSGQLGIYANGYWGHPAMKLSPEVNLLATSHYLQALHFQRRINMVVSILGGKTPHIQNLAVGGVANAINPDNQSTLNMERLYYIKTLIDEVGSFVKNAMLVDVAAVAAFYADWTGYGKGVTNYLSAPDLPMDTKGTVFALPGGYIANGDLASFTPIKSFNDEYFKNGVKESIKHSWYKGDWNKHPWDETTDPNYTGMQYDDKYSWVKAPTFYGKPAQVGPLANVLCMYAAGHAGTKKYVGDMLATISSLAKTKVGPAALHSTIGRIGARAIRCAVLYDELTTQWNALVANIGKGDVKTFNAPVFPSGEIRGVGFHEAPRGILSHWSVIKNGKIKNYQCVVPSTWNASPRNGDSAPGPYEASLVGTPLADPEKPLEVLRTVHSFDPCLACAIHMVDAKGNDIVKVKAL; encoded by the coding sequence ATGTCAAAAAGAATTGTTATAGATCCTATTACCCGTATAGAAGGACATTTGCGGATCGAGTGCGAAGTGGAGAACGGCAAGGTATCCAAAGCCTGGACCTCCGGCCAGATGTGGCGCGGGATCGAGAATATCGTCAAGGGACGCGATGCCCGGGAGGTCTGGCTCTTTACGCAACGTATTTGCGGGGTCTGAACAACCGTCCATGCCCTGACCTCGGTGAGGTCAGTCGAGAACGCTCTGAATCTGGAAATACCGTTGAACGCGCAGTTCATCCGGAACCTGATGATCACCGCACACGGGGTCCACGATCATATCGTCCACTTCTATCATCTCGCGGCGCTTGACTGGGTGGACATCGTCTCGGCATTGAAGGCCGATCCGAAGAAGACATCGCAGCTGGCCGAAAGCCTGTCTTCGTGGGACCAAAATTCAGCGAAGCATTTCAAGGAAGTGCAGGAGAAGCTCAAAACATTCGTGAGCAGCGGCCAGTTGGGCATTTACGCCAATGGATACTGGGGCCACCCGGCCATGAAACTTTCCCCGGAGGTCAACCTGCTCGCGACATCCCATTATCTTCAGGCGCTCCATTTCCAGCGCAGGATCAACATGGTTGTGTCGATCCTTGGCGGCAAGACGCCGCACATCCAGAACCTCGCGGTCGGCGGTGTGGCGAACGCCATCAACCCTGACAACCAGTCCACACTCAACATGGAGCGGCTCTACTACATCAAGACGCTCATTGACGAGGTCGGAAGCTTCGTGAAGAACGCAATGCTCGTGGACGTCGCTGCCGTGGCCGCATTCTATGCGGACTGGACCGGATACGGGAAAGGCGTTACCAATTATCTTTCAGCGCCCGATCTCCCCATGGATACCAAGGGAACGGTCTTCGCGCTGCCGGGCGGCTACATCGCGAACGGCGACCTTGCCAGTTTCACGCCGATCAAGAGCTTCAATGATGAGTACTTCAAGAACGGGGTAAAGGAAAGCATCAAGCATTCCTGGTATAAGGGCGATTGGAACAAGCATCCGTGGGATGAGACCACCGATCCGAACTACACCGGAATGCAGTATGATGACAAGTATTCATGGGTGAAGGCGCCGACGTTCTACGGAAAGCCGGCCCAGGTCGGTCCGCTCGCGAACGTGCTGTGCATGTACGCCGCCGGACATGCCGGTACGAAGAAATACGTCGGGGATATGCTTGCCACGATCAGCAGTCTTGCCAAGACCAAGGTCGGTCCCGCGGCGCTGCATTCCACCATCGGCCGCATCGGCGCCCGCGCCATCCGCTGTGCCGTTCTGTACGATGAGCTTACCACCCAGTGGAATGCACTGGTGGCGAACATCGGCAAGGGTGATGTGAAGACCTTTAACGCGCCCGTGTTTCCGAGCGGGGAGATCAGAGGGGTCGGTTTCCACGAAGCGCCGCGCGGGATCCTGTCCCATTGGAGCGTGATCAAGAACGGAAAGATAAAGAACTATCAGTGCGTCGTACCGTCGACCTGGAACGCGAGCCCGAGGAACGGGGACAGCGCCCCGGGACCGTACGAAGCATCGCTGGTAGGCACGCCGCTGGCGGATCCGGAAAAGCCGCTTGAGGTTTTAAGAACAGTCCACTCCTTCGATCCGTGTCTGGCATGCGCGATACACATGGTTGATGCCAAGGGCAACGATATCGTGAAGGTGAAAGCCCTGTAG
- a CDS encoding HyaD/HybD family hydrogenase maturation endopeptidase: protein MYSIKEPTVTIMGLGNILLMDEGVGVHTVNAFQERYSVPDYVEIIDGGAAGLDLLPFIDGRQKLLMIDAVNFDREPGYIDILENEAIPAKFSTKTSLHHLGLLDVLSIVKLSDTSPKDICIIGIQPKSMELGLDMTPEIWDKVNTLVERMVSKLQEWNVPCALRSPLK from the coding sequence ATGTACTCTATAAAAGAACCAACAGTAACGATCATGGGACTTGGCAACATCCTGTTGATGGATGAGGGCGTTGGTGTCCATACGGTGAACGCTTTCCAGGAGCGATACTCAGTTCCGGACTACGTCGAGATCATCGACGGCGGGGCCGCAGGCCTCGACCTGCTTCCGTTTATCGACGGGAGGCAAAAACTGCTCATGATCGACGCCGTGAATTTCGATCGGGAACCGGGGTACATCGATATCCTGGAAAATGAAGCGATCCCGGCGAAGTTCAGCACCAAGACATCGCTGCATCATCTGGGTCTCCTGGACGTTTTGTCCATCGTGAAGTTGTCCGACACCTCGCCAAAGGACATCTGTATTATCGGCATTCAGCCAAAGAGCATGGAACTCGGTCTTGACATGACCCCGGAGATATGGGATAAAGTAAATACGCTTGTCGAACGTATGGTGTCTAAACTTCAAGAGTGGAACGTGCCATGTGCCTTGCGGTCCCCGCTAAAGTAA
- the hypA gene encoding hydrogenase maturation nickel metallochaperone HypA, whose translation MCLAVPAKVISINSEMATIDVYGARKDVSIILLSEEPRVGDYVLVHAGFAIQSIKAEVFQTGEIMHESSLAHSILEIVDEQCREQGCTTVESIIVRLGKATGVMPESLQFAFDALKEPTVAKDATMTIEIVQVGGRCGSCKKEFDVPDAQYIFACPLCGSKEFEISRGREMEISEMEMH comes from the coding sequence ATGTGCCTTGCGGTCCCCGCTAAAGTAATATCGATCAATAGTGAAATGGCAACGATCGACGTATACGGCGCGAGAAAGGACGTGAGCATCATCCTGCTCTCCGAGGAGCCCAGGGTCGGTGATTATGTCCTCGTCCATGCGGGATTTGCCATTCAATCGATCAAGGCAGAAGTGTTCCAGACCGGTGAAATTATGCATGAGTCTTCCCTTGCCCATAGTATCCTGGAAATCGTCGATGAACAGTGCCGCGAGCAGGGCTGTACAACGGTTGAGTCGATCATCGTCAGGCTCGGAAAGGCAACCGGTGTCATGCCCGAGTCCCTTCAGTTCGCTTTTGATGCGCTGAAAGAGCCGACGGTCGCTAAAGACGCAACAATGACCATCGAGATCGTGCAGGTGGGCGGAAGGTGCGGTTCCTGTAAAAAAGAATTTGATGTTCCCGATGCCCAATATATATTTGCCTGCCCTCTCTGCGGATCGAAGGAGTTTGAGATCAGCCGTGGTCGTGAAATGGAGATTTCCGAGATGGAGATGCATTGA
- the hypB gene encoding hydrogenase nickel incorporation protein HypB, with translation MKVKVVTRILEANDRIAEENRKKFKDAGVFVINLMGAPGAGKTTLLERTILALKPHRKIGVIEGDIVGQDDADRIGALDVPVVQINTGGACHLDANMISEVLDDLPLRELDMLIIENVGNLVCPAEFKVGEDMKMMVLSIAEGHDKPLKYPLMFRESSALVLNKMDLLPYMNTDMNKVRNDSLALNPKLKIFEVSCTSGAGIDAWATWLSGFRS, from the coding sequence GTGAAAGTCAAGGTTGTTACGCGCATACTTGAAGCGAATGACAGGATTGCCGAGGAAAATCGGAAGAAGTTCAAGGATGCGGGTGTATTCGTCATAAATCTGATGGGTGCTCCGGGGGCCGGCAAGACGACGTTGCTGGAGCGCACGATCCTGGCGCTCAAGCCGCATAGGAAGATCGGGGTGATCGAAGGGGACATCGTGGGACAGGACGATGCCGACCGCATCGGTGCGCTCGATGTACCTGTTGTTCAGATCAACACGGGTGGGGCGTGCCATCTGGACGCGAATATGATCAGCGAGGTGCTGGACGATCTGCCGCTTCGCGAGCTCGACATGCTGATTATCGAGAACGTCGGGAATCTTGTCTGCCCGGCAGAGTTCAAGGTAGGCGAAGACATGAAGATGATGGTCCTTTCGATCGCCGAAGGACATGACAAGCCGCTCAAATATCCGCTCATGTTCCGCGAGTCATCGGCCCTGGTCCTGAACAAGATGGACCTGCTGCCGTACATGAATACCGACATGAACAAGGTACGAAACGATTCACTGGCGCTCAATCCAAAACTGAAGATATTCGAGGTCTCCTGCACGAGCGGCGCGGGGATCGATGCATGGGCCACATGGTTGAGCGGGTTCAGATCATAA
- the hypF gene encoding carbamoyltransferase HypF, whose translation MGHMVERVQIIIKGIVQGVGFRPAVYTLAESLDLKGYVTNTTEGVLIDIEGARVADFVQRVRSESPPLSRITDLTITPLPHHGYTDFAILASTDTAAGRPFTLVSPDVSTCDDCLRELLDPSDRRYLYPFINCTNCGPRYSITRSVPYDRPNTTMAPFMMCPDCLQEYHDPKNRRFHAQPNACATCGPRVKFGVPSSEFGVEGTEALKKAIQMLKDGGIVAVKGLGGFHIACDAGNDDAVRRLRERKRKSNKPFAVMSYDIQSIEQFCVISQEEQQVLLSNRRPIVLLRKKGRDVLAADVSPNNNYIGCMLPYTPLHNLLFTHPGESGVRFKEPHFKALVMTSGNLSEEPIVRDNDEAILKLSGIVDGFLLHDRDIFMRVDDSVMRLRNADCGLRSENNSELHTQPALERFYRGNSELSFIRRSRGYAPDPIALHDEGPEVLGCGADLKNTFTLTKGKFAIVSQHIGDMENYETIKFFEECLANLKAVYRVNPIVIAHDLHPGYLSTQWALSQAPSPLEGEGKGEGGRQSEIIRHSIQHHYAHIGSVMAEHGLTAKVIGVAFDGTGYGIDGNLWGGEFLIADITGFDRVGQFKYVSLPGGEAAINEPWKTAVSYVMDAAGDQAWDCLERIGFTSRYGKETIENLMIIAQSREFSPLASGAGRLFDAVSALLDICDRNTFEGEAAMALEAVAKEGVDDEYHVEFKKENEYTIIDFSPMILVIINDLVQGMATDIIAAKFHNTVVSVICTMVRGLSEQYGFKDVALSGGTFQNLFILNRLINALSVDGMNVFINHKVPCNDACISLGQAYIVRERLKKLGF comes from the coding sequence ATGGGCCACATGGTTGAGCGGGTTCAGATCATAATCAAAGGCATTGTGCAGGGCGTTGGTTTCAGGCCCGCTGTCTATACCCTTGCGGAGTCTCTCGACCTCAAAGGATATGTAACGAATACCACTGAAGGCGTTCTGATCGACATCGAGGGAGCACGGGTTGCCGATTTTGTCCAGCGCGTTCGCAGCGAATCTCCGCCGCTCTCCCGGATAACCGACCTCACCATAACTCCGCTGCCCCATCACGGATACACTGATTTTGCCATTCTTGCCAGCACCGATACTGCAGCCGGTCGTCCCTTTACCCTCGTATCGCCCGATGTCTCGACGTGCGATGATTGCCTGAGGGAACTGCTTGACCCGTCTGACCGGCGATACCTTTACCCCTTCATCAATTGCACGAATTGCGGCCCCCGCTATTCCATCACGAGGTCGGTGCCGTATGACCGTCCGAACACCACGATGGCGCCTTTCATGATGTGCCCCGATTGTCTCCAGGAGTATCACGATCCTAAAAACAGAAGGTTCCATGCCCAGCCGAATGCGTGCGCGACCTGCGGACCGCGGGTGAAGTTCGGAGTTCCGAGTTCGGAGTTCGGAGTTGAAGGAACAGAAGCCTTGAAAAAAGCGATACAGATGTTGAAGGACGGAGGTATAGTCGCTGTCAAAGGCCTCGGCGGATTTCATATTGCCTGTGATGCAGGTAACGATGATGCTGTCAGAAGATTGCGGGAAAGGAAAAGGAAGAGCAACAAGCCCTTTGCAGTCATGTCGTATGATATCCAAAGTATAGAACAATTCTGCGTCATCTCTCAAGAGGAGCAGCAGGTCCTGCTGTCGAACAGGCGGCCTATCGTTCTGTTACGCAAGAAGGGTCGTGATGTGCTTGCCGCGGATGTATCGCCGAACAATAATTATATCGGATGTATGCTGCCTTACACGCCCTTGCATAACCTGTTGTTCACTCATCCGGGCGAATCCGGAGTTCGATTCAAAGAACCTCATTTCAAGGCCCTGGTGATGACGAGCGGCAATTTGTCGGAAGAACCGATCGTACGCGACAATGATGAAGCCATCCTCAAGCTTTCCGGCATTGTTGACGGTTTCCTCCTGCATGACCGCGACATCTTTATGCGGGTGGATGATTCGGTGATGCGATTGCGGAATGCGGATTGCGGATTGCGGAGTGAAAACAACTCCGAACTTCACACGCAGCCTGCCCTCGAACGTTTCTATCGGGGGAACTCCGAGCTGTCTTTTATACGTCGTTCCCGCGGATACGCGCCTGACCCCATTGCCCTTCACGACGAAGGACCGGAGGTGCTCGGCTGCGGCGCCGATCTCAAGAACACCTTCACGCTGACCAAGGGGAAGTTCGCTATCGTGAGCCAGCATATCGGTGATATGGAGAATTACGAGACCATAAAGTTCTTTGAGGAATGCCTCGCGAATCTAAAAGCAGTCTATCGTGTCAATCCGATCGTAATCGCGCATGATCTGCATCCAGGGTACCTTTCCACACAATGGGCGCTATCTCAGGCACCCTCTCCCCTTGAGGGAGAGGGCAAGGGTGAGGGGGGGCGGCAATCCGAAATTATTCGGCATTCCATCCAGCACCACTATGCCCATATCGGATCCGTGATGGCCGAGCATGGACTGACAGCAAAGGTCATCGGCGTGGCGTTCGACGGCACCGGGTATGGCATTGATGGCAATCTCTGGGGCGGGGAATTTCTTATCGCGGATATCACGGGATTCGACAGGGTTGGACAGTTCAAGTATGTCTCGCTGCCGGGCGGAGAGGCCGCGATCAATGAGCCATGGAAAACAGCGGTGAGCTATGTTATGGACGCGGCAGGAGACCAAGCCTGGGATTGTCTGGAACGCATAGGGTTTACCTCAAGGTATGGCAAGGAAACGATCGAGAATCTTATGATAATAGCGCAATCGCGGGAATTTTCACCTCTCGCATCGGGTGCGGGACGGCTGTTCGATGCCGTGTCCGCGTTGCTCGACATCTGCGATCGGAATACGTTTGAAGGTGAAGCGGCAATGGCTTTGGAAGCTGTTGCGAAGGAGGGGGTAGATGATGAGTATCACGTTGAGTTCAAGAAAGAAAATGAGTATACTATCATCGATTTCTCTCCCATGATACTGGTGATCATCAATGACCTCGTACAAGGCATGGCAACAGATATTATCGCAGCAAAGTTTCATAATACCGTAGTATCGGTTATCTGCACAATGGTCAGGGGATTGAGTGAACAGTACGGGTTCAAGGATGTCGCCCTGAGCGGCGGCACGTTCCAGAACCTTTTTATCCTGAACCGGCTGATCAATGCGCTGTCCGTGGACGGCATGAACGTTTTTATAAATCATAAAGTACCGTGTAATGACGCGTGCATTTCTCTGGGGCAGGCGTATATCGTCAGGGAAAGGCTTAAGAAGCTTGGTTTTTAA
- a CDS encoding endonuclease domain-containing protein: MKRPAIDKSRLLRKNQTDAERKLWSLLRNRQVADAKFRRQFPVSGYILDFYSPKYKLCIEADGGQHYEETGLKRDAMRTQMLAKAGIKVIRFSDRDILNNIEGVGEVICRTLHDMNTPSPQSSPPRGEEVTSGMP; this comes from the coding sequence ATGAAGCGGCCTGCTATCGACAAATCGCGACTGCTGAGAAAAAATCAAACAGATGCAGAACGGAAGCTCTGGTCTCTCTTGAGAAATCGGCAAGTCGCAGATGCGAAATTCAGGAGGCAGTTCCCGGTCAGCGGGTATATTCTCGATTTTTATTCACCGAAATATAAACTGTGTATTGAGGCTGACGGCGGTCAACATTACGAGGAAACAGGGCTAAAAAGAGATGCAATGAGGACACAAATGCTGGCGAAGGCAGGTATCAAGGTAATCCGATTCAGCGACAGAGACATATTGAATAATATTGAAGGAGTCGGGGAAGTAATTTGTCGAACATTGCATGACATGAACACCCCCTCACCTCAGTCCTCTCCCCCTCGGGGAGAGGAAGTAACGTCGGGAATGCCATGA
- the hypD gene encoding hydrogenase formation protein HypD, whose product MKKMLMELDALMGNINRPLKLMEVCGTHTVEIFRHGIRDVIPKNITLLSGPGCPVCVTSVRDVDAAISISRNPGVILATFGDMMRVPGGEGSLLEARSEGADVRVLYSPIDALTLAQQSPKKEIVFFATGFETTSPLIAGTIAHAESAGTKNFTIFTAHKLVPPALKALLDSPDVHVDGFILPGHVSTIIGTLPYEFVAEQYKKPSVVTGFAAGEIIEGILMIVRQIAGKRAAIEIQYASVVRPEGNPRAVALLEKYFEPADAYWRGIGVIPGSGLKLRDQYATYDANVKFHPPVSDAKEPELCSCGDILRGVKVPTECALFGTGCTPENPIGPCMVSTEGSCAAYYKYGSEHG is encoded by the coding sequence ATGAAGAAAATGCTCATGGAGCTGGATGCACTTATGGGCAACATCAACCGGCCGCTCAAGCTCATGGAGGTCTGCGGGACCCATACCGTCGAGATCTTCAGGCACGGAATTCGCGATGTTATCCCGAAAAACATCACGCTCCTGAGCGGGCCGGGTTGCCCGGTATGCGTTACCTCGGTGCGTGACGTGGATGCGGCGATCTCGATCTCGAGGAACCCCGGGGTCATTCTGGCGACCTTTGGCGATATGATGCGGGTCCCGGGCGGGGAAGGGTCGCTTCTTGAAGCGCGGTCCGAGGGTGCTGATGTGCGCGTGCTCTATTCTCCCATTGATGCGCTGACGCTTGCTCAACAGTCGCCGAAGAAGGAGATCGTTTTTTTTGCAACTGGGTTTGAAACGACTTCGCCGCTCATTGCGGGCACCATCGCCCATGCTGAGTCGGCGGGAACAAAAAACTTTACTATTTTCACCGCGCACAAGCTTGTACCGCCGGCGTTGAAAGCGTTGCTCGATTCGCCGGATGTTCACGTGGACGGCTTCATCCTGCCGGGTCATGTCAGCACGATCATCGGCACACTACCGTATGAGTTTGTTGCCGAACAGTATAAAAAGCCATCCGTGGTGACCGGATTCGCGGCAGGGGAGATCATAGAAGGCATTCTCATGATCGTTCGGCAGATCGCCGGGAAAAGGGCGGCAATCGAGATTCAATATGCGAGTGTTGTTCGACCGGAAGGAAACCCCCGGGCCGTTGCCTTGCTCGAGAAATATTTTGAGCCTGCAGACGCCTACTGGCGGGGGATCGGTGTTATTCCCGGGAGCGGGCTGAAGCTCAGAGATCAATATGCGACATATGACGCCAACGTAAAGTTCCATCCGCCGGTCTCTGATGCCAAAGAACCGGAGCTCTGTTCCTGCGGCGATATCCTTCGGGGGGTAAAAGTCCCGACGGAATGCGCGCTTTTCGGGACCGGGTGCACGCCGGAAAATCCCATAGGGCCGTGCATGGTCAGCACCGAGGGGAGCTGTGCGGCATATTATAAATACGGGAGTGAGCATGGATAG
- the hypE gene encoding hydrogenase expression/formation protein HypE, whose product MDRILLGHGSGGKLMHELIRTYFGPAFGIQGTGDSALVTVPSHRLAYTTDSYVVTPLFFPGGNIGDLAVNGTVNDLAVSGAEPLYLTAGFVIEEGFPIADLKAIISSMAVAAQKSGVKIVAGDTKVVNKGKADGIFINTSGIGVVPEGRDISASSIKKGDKVIISGDIGSHGVAVMSERNGLTFDPPVTSDTRALNGLVNAMYAAPNAIRFMRDPTRGGLATTLKEAALESGLCIRIQEPSLPIPPGVKGACSLLGLDPIFVANEGILIAIVEASVAEAVVTAMHQHEFGRHAAIIGDIAEGPSGAVLLETAIGGTRIIDMLQGEQLPRIC is encoded by the coding sequence ATGGATAGAATTCTTCTCGGTCACGGAAGCGGCGGCAAGCTGATGCACGAACTTATCCGGACGTATTTCGGGCCTGCGTTTGGTATTCAAGGAACAGGCGATTCAGCGCTCGTGACTGTCCCATCACACCGGCTTGCCTATACCACCGATTCCTACGTGGTCACCCCGTTGTTCTTTCCCGGAGGCAACATCGGCGATCTTGCCGTGAACGGTACGGTGAACGATCTCGCTGTTTCCGGGGCGGAACCTTTGTATCTCACTGCGGGATTTGTGATCGAAGAAGGGTTCCCGATCGCTGATCTGAAAGCAATCATTTCATCCATGGCTGTTGCTGCTCAAAAATCCGGGGTAAAGATCGTCGCAGGCGATACCAAGGTAGTGAACAAAGGCAAAGCGGACGGGATATTCATCAATACCTCGGGCATCGGCGTGGTGCCTGAGGGACGGGACATTTCCGCGTCGAGTATCAAAAAAGGCGATAAGGTCATTATCAGCGGCGATATCGGCAGCCACGGTGTTGCGGTCATGTCGGAACGAAACGGGCTCACCTTTGATCCCCCGGTCACGAGCGATACGAGGGCGCTGAATGGTCTTGTCAATGCGATGTACGCAGCACCGAACGCGATACGTTTTATGCGCGACCCCACGCGTGGCGGACTGGCCACGACGCTCAAGGAAGCGGCACTGGAGTCGGGCCTCTGCATACGTATCCAGGAACCGTCCCTTCCAATACCTCCGGGCGTGAAAGGCGCCTGCAGTCTCCTCGGTCTCGATCCGATCTTTGTGGCGAATGAGGGCATACTGATCGCGATCGTCGAAGCATCCGTCGCGGAGGCTGTCGTGACTGCAATGCATCAGCACGAGTTTGGCCGTCATGCCGCGATCATCGGTGATATTGCGGAAGGTCCTTCCGGAGCTGTTCTTCTCGAAACCGCAATCGGCGGAACCCGTATCATTGATATGCTCCAAGGCGAGCAGTTGCCGAGGATCTGCTGA
- a CDS encoding MipA/OmpV family protein codes for MKILLCGLLCGVLVLVCCPAYADTTADLTEDNVAAGVPSPEQAALSNFHGILGLGVFNFKKMVGDSDRITFPLPIIIITYKDLAYWTLGGGGVWLLQSDYYAAKLGLGIKAHPGWKSGDDPLLTDMTERKNSVDGYINALAKSPIVNISAAFYHDIGNVSKGSSASARVSHNFWFDRKFRLTPSIGAEWQNAKLVDYYYGVRLSEVIPNRPSYSGRDTMNISAGLGGLYLINRNWSLLGGLYAVHFGNGITDSPIVKQSNTALVYFGGGWLF; via the coding sequence TTGAAAATACTATTGTGCGGCCTTTTATGCGGCGTTCTGGTGTTGGTTTGCTGCCCGGCTTATGCGGATACGACGGCCGATCTGACGGAAGACAATGTTGCGGCTGGCGTCCCGTCTCCGGAACAAGCAGCTCTTTCAAACTTTCACGGCATCCTGGGCCTCGGGGTGTTCAATTTCAAGAAAATGGTCGGCGACAGCGACCGCATAACATTTCCGCTTCCCATTATCATTATTACGTATAAAGACCTGGCCTATTGGACTCTCGGCGGCGGCGGAGTATGGCTGCTCCAGTCGGACTATTACGCGGCAAAGCTCGGCTTGGGCATTAAAGCGCATCCAGGATGGAAATCGGGGGACGATCCCCTTCTCACGGATATGACTGAACGCAAGAACTCTGTTGACGGCTACATTAACGCGCTGGCGAAATCGCCCATCGTCAATATCAGCGCGGCTTTCTACCATGATATCGGCAATGTCAGCAAAGGCAGTTCCGCGTCTGCCAGAGTTTCGCACAACTTCTGGTTTGACCGAAAGTTCCGCTTGACGCCGAGTATCGGAGCTGAATGGCAGAACGCCAAGCTCGTCGACTATTATTATGGTGTACGTCTGTCTGAGGTCATTCCCAATAGGCCGTCCTATTCCGGTCGTGACACGATGAATATCAGCGCCGGACTGGGAGGTCTTTATCTTATTAATCGTAACTGGTCTCTACTCGGAGGTCTCTACGCCGTCCATTTCGGCAACGGCATTACCGACAGCCCCATTGTGAAACAGAGCAACACGGCGCTTGTCTATTTCGGCGGCGGCTGGTTATTTTAA